AGTAAAATTTTCTTGTATTATGAACAAGATTCTTAAGCCACTGTCTATGTTTAGGAtaggaactatatatatatatatatatatatatatatataatatgcctTTGCACTTTGTTGCATCTCACGCCACCCACTCGTGGATAAGACCTTTTTGAGTTGGAATGGCTATGGTCCAAACAAACACGCTTCCTCTTCTTAACAGTAGCATGCGTACACTGTGTCGTCCCGTCGGGCTTTGCGGCTTTCCAACGCCATTGCTTTGATGGTTCCTCCCAACTTGCCCAACTTGGAGGACTTTTAATCCGTGCCATCTCAACTTAGACTTTCCCACACCCAACACTCGGTCATGTTTGGGTGGTGCCATTAGCAATCTTTCATCAGCCTCCATCCCTACCCTTTGCTTACCATTGTTGACCTCAATCGGCCTGCCTGCCTACCTGCCTGCGCGTTGATTCGCATACTACGTGGGCCCCGCGTGGGCCCCGTGTCTCCTGCCAACTTTGCGTGTATGAACGGCTCGGACGCACCATGACATCATCCTCTCGTCCCTCATTTTGGCACGAATTGTGCTACGACTCATCCCCTTCATCTCCCTTTCGTGTGGGACCCGTCTCGCGCGGGGTGGTTCCCCTGTCACATCAACCCTCGTCAGTCTGTTTCCCCTCTTCTTCCGCCCTTGTCGGTACTCGGCAtcactttcctctctctctcccactATATTTGCCAACATCCCAAACCATTAGCGTCCATCACAAAGAGTCCTCACCGGCGGAAGCCCAAAAGATCTACGACGACCAGCCATGTTTCTTGTGCAGAAGAACTCGCTTCATCGTTTCCCTTTCCTCCCCTCTTCCCCCCCCAAATCTCCGCCTGCCTCCTTGGCACGACCCTTCGAGGACGTCCTTGCCGCCCGCCTCCTCTCGCTCCTCCCCCTCCCCGACTCCTCCCCTTCCCTCGCCCTCTCCTGGCTCGCCCGCGCCGTGCGTCTCCTCGCCCTCACCCTCTCCGATGCCGCCGCCTTGCTCCCTgacgccacctcctcctccgacCGCGACGCCGTCGCCGCATACCTCGACTCCGGCGTCGCCCTTCTCGACGCCTGCAACGCCGCCTCCGCCGAGGTCGACCGCCTCCTCCGCCGTCGCCTCCACCTCCGCTTCGCcctccacctcctctcctcttccgACGAGGGCCGGAACCCGGAGAAGCTAAGCCGGGCGAGGGGCTCCTTGGCCGAGTGGCGGAGCTCCTCTCCCCGCCCGACCGGCGACTTGGCCCGGTCCCTCGCGCCCGCCCAGCCCTCCCGTGGCAAACTCTCCGCCGTCCGTAGGGCGATCTACGCCGTGGAGGCCGTCTCCTTCCTGCTGTCCGGCGTCCTCGCGTCCGCCCTCGGCGGTGGGGACGTTGCCGCTCTCGTCCCCGCCGACCTCCCGTGGGCGAACGAATACCGCAAGGTGGCCGCGGCGGTCTCCCACAAGCTAGCCGGCGACCGCTCCCCCGCCGAGTTGAAGGCGGTGGAATCGGCGGTCAAAAAGATGACGGACGTCATGGATGGGATCCGATCAAACGGTGGCGGAGACGACGCCGAAAGCTTACGGAAAGCGGTCGAAGCGACGGAGAAAGCGACAGGCGAGTTGACGGAGTCGTTGGACGCCTTATCAGGCGCCGTCAACGAGCTGTTCCGTTCCGCGTTGGCGTTGAGGAACACGGCGTTACATGGCTTCCGTGCCGGTCCGGCGGGATGTAAATAGTTGTGGGAACGGAGGGCAAACATGGAAGTTTTCTTAGGAAAAGGGTGCACAGAATACAAATGGGGTGTATAAACTGCTGTATCTCTGGTGGCAAAAAGGAATTCAAATGGATGACACATCTGTAGCGTGATTTGGTCGATTCAAATATACATTTATCCCTCGGTTAATTGTGTTCTTGAATCGCACTTAATCATTTCATTGATCGAAAGAACCATAACTTTGATCAAGTTGATCGTAGATCGAACCAATTCGCCGGTGTTAAGTTTGATCTAGTCGACGGTCTGCCCGTGGGATGCCGGCAACGACACGGCGCTAACCACGACGAACGTGTCAAACTAAACCAGAGAGTCTATTTTAGTGGGTATGGTCGACCGGTGGTTGGGTCAACGCCATTTTCCACACGCACATCCACAGCTCACATGACAGCGACGTATACCAGATGCCGGCACGTGCAGTGGACGCGTGAGGAAGATAAGGTGCGGGAAACAGGACCACCAATAATTGAGGTTAAATTAAAGGAGGGGCGGGTGTTCCGAGTCCTCACTCAAGATCCTTCTTGCGTGGATGTCACGCAAAGGGAGCGGCGGTCGCCATCGCGGGATGGACGGTCGATGCCCCCAACCCGTTCGTCATAATGTCTGGTTTGTCTGTGTGCAGACTAAACCGTGGTAACGTGGTTGCCCGCACGCTTCAACAGAATCGTGCGACGCATGACGACGGAGACCGCCAGAATACGGCAAGCTGGTTTGAAAATTATATTATCTCAAAAACCATTAATGGTGTACGTATATTTAATTGCATTTGCAATTCAAACAAGCCATCTCGACTTGGTCTGACCTGAGCTCGACCCAAATGCGAAGGGATGGAACAAGCCATCTCAACTTGGTCTGACCTGAGCTCGACCCAAATGCGAAGGGACGGACTTTGGAGGTCCCGCCAAAACGACACGACACGAGTCGCGACTGTGCGCGGGCACTCGAGGGGAGAAGAAATGGCCGCCTCCGCCAAAACCCTAGCGGAGCTCCTCCGTCCCCACTCCCCCTCGACCAAAATCCAGATCTCCAAGTCCTCCTTCTCTGCCCGGACTCCCGAGCAGAAGAAGACGACCGAGACCAACAAAGCCCTGGCGCGATCGAAGCGGGACCTCCGGATCTGCACCGACATAATCGAGAAATCGAGAGGTATGCCACGGACCTTTAGGTGATCTCTCTTTGCTCTCTACTTTGACAGCGTCCGATGATGGTAGATTCAGCCGAAGGGATGGAGCATGCGAAGCTGGAGGAGCTTTTGGTGGAGGAGACGTGGTTGGAGGCTCTCGAGGGGGAGCTCCAGAAACCGTACGCGAAGAACCTGTGCAGGTTCGTGGAGAGGGAGATGCGTGGGAGCGTCCCGATCTACCCTCCGCCGCACCTTATATTCGATGCTCTCCACCGGACGCCTTTCCATCAAGTGAAGGCAGTGATCATTGGGCAGGTATGTAGCAGGACAGAGCAGCTTGTGAAAGCTTTTATGAACTCTGCAATTCCACATTACTTCATACAGGTTTAGATAATTGAAATGTAACATTGTGTGGACGATCCAAGGAGATTCAAGTTCCAAACTATGGATTGGATCACTCAATTTAAGATACTCGTAAGGCACAAAATATGGTGAATTAGGACATCCTTTAAAGATCACAGTTTGTGTATCTTTGTTCCACAGGATCCTTATCATGGACCTGGTCAAGCCATGGGTCTTGCTTTCTCGGTGCCGGAGGGTATCAAGGTTCCTTCCAGTTTAGTCAACATATTTAAGGAACTCAGGGAGGATGTTGGGTGTTCTTTGCCATCGCATGGAAATTTAGAGAGATGGGCTGTGCAGGTAAATAAGTTTGATCTATAGTGAATTTATTCTTTATATCTTTGTTCTTCTTGGACATAGTTTAATATCGAGGAATGTCTTGCACTGCTGATGAAACCTGTGAAGACAACTGGTGAAGTGAATTCATGATTCATTACAGTTGCTCCTTTGCAACTTGGGCAACCAGGGTTCTAGAGATGTTACAAGCTTAAAGGCACATTGGTTAATTTGAGCTGAGTTAGAGTTCTGTCGATGACAATGGATCAAATGAGAGTATGTTAAGTTTGCACAAgctaacaattctcaagttacattgCTCAATTAAGTAGCAATATGTGTACGAAAAATTGCACACAGTTCATCTTATCAACTAGCTAGTTAGTGTCACCTGTCATACCCTTAGATGATTATTGCAACTAAACTCTGAGGTTGGTTGCCCTCATGTAATTGTACAACAATTTTAAGAGTTGATTGTTTACTGAACTCTTGTGGACTTTCAACTGACATAATATTCATGCAGGGGGTTCTTCTGCTGAATGCTGTCCTCACCGGTATGCATATTTCTTTATTAGATTTTTGGATGTCAAGTTCATTGGTGAAAACTTCATTATGGCAAGGAAATCCATGTTCATTTGTGATGATAATTGATAACAATGTTAGTTTTTTGTTTAGTTAGATTATCCTACCGTCATTGGTCTAGAAATCAGCTTTGTCTGCTAATATGGTGTTCTTCATGGTACTGgataattattttgtatttttgACTTCATCAGTTAGGAAACATCAGGCTAATTCACATGCTAAAAAAGGATGGGAGCCGTTTACTGATGCTATTATTCAAACAATTTCACAGAAGAAAACAGGAGTTGTTTTCCTCCTCTGGGGGAATTCTGCCCAAGCAAAATCAAGGTTTGTCTGTTCACTACCCAATTTCTATAATCAGACCATCATCTTCCACAAAAGCAGGAAAGTTGATTAAAACCTTTAACTTAAAAATCATCGAACAGCGGGTGTCCTAATAGATCTTGTTTTCTAGGTGAATGAAAATAGATTATGGTTTGTATCATACAAAAAATGAATTGTTACCTGTTACCTATTGATTAAATAAAGAATTCCTTTGACTAACTTCATTTTGATTGTTGATTAATACTCATGAATACCTGCTTAATTTGTTTGGAATTCAATTTGCATTTCTAATTGCAGATTGATCGATGAGTCAAAGCATCATATCCTAAGAGCAGCTCATCCATCTGGTCTTTCAGCCAACAGAGGGTTCTTCGGATGCAGGTTTGTCCTTGTAGCTACAAATGTTAACAAATTTAATCAATTCCTTCATATGCTACACCAGATTCCCAGATATTTCAAGGATATTCTTTTCATAAACCAATCAGTACTCAAGTTTGAATTTGCTAATTTTCAGAAGATGGAAGTACACtttcttaattattttaaatcCTTATCAGTTACAACTTTGCTGCTTGTTAACTCTATTTGTATGTATATTTGGTGATCTACTTTTGTTTGGCTAATGCATATAAAGTTGCTCCTTTACCATAATCAAGATCTTAAGTCATGGAAATAAGCTCTCTACTTGTGCTTCCAAGATCATGTATCGACGAGGTCCTGATGAACCAGGCTACCTCGCCATGTATTGGATCTAACCTCAAATTAGGACCTTATGATGGTTTGATCTAACACTACACTTCTGATTGCACAGGTTTTTCTCTTGTCCTTAACTAATCATAGTTCAGTGGTCCTTTCTTTTACCTTGTGAGGCTGCATTGTTTCTGGTCATATGTACTCTCTGGCTTTCTCTTCCGATGCTCAATAGCAATGGTTCACATGCAGTAGTTGCTATTCTCCTCTTGCTACATagtatatatattcttttgtcaATCAGTCTGTCATCTGCAATTATGCTTAATTGCGCCGTATAATTTGTAATGCATCTGCTCAGATAGCTTTTCTCATATTACTGGTTTAGAGATAGCCATCCTCATACTTGCAGTCAAAATTTCAATCAACTTAAGGCTCCTCTGATGCTTGGCTCTTCCGTTTCAGGCATTTCTCTCAGACGAACCAGATACTGGAGAAACTTGACCTTTCTCCCATAGATTGGCAACTCTGAGCTCAGAGAAATGCCGAATTATCAGGTGCAACCTCGCTACCATCACCTGATATGGACTCTCTAATCCGTGGACGGACCATCAGGCCTGACCAAATTTTGGTATGATTTAACTATATATTGTTGTATATGATGTAATTCAATTTACCCCACTGTAAGGATACACTTACCTGCAATTTTCTTGTCTTGAATTACCTCTGTCCAAaagaacctatatatatatatatatatatatatatatatatatatgagcagaTGCTATTTTTTTGCTAGAAAATTCAACTACTAATTTCTCGTTTGTTGTTCAAGTTTTTCTCAATAATTTATTggttaatcatttttatttacaaCACAGGGAAGGTAATGATAATTATAAGGCTGATTCAACTAAAGTGGTGTTTGGGTTGTCTGCTAGTGGTTGCATGCAACCAATCTAATGGTCTTACATTTGGTTGTCTGTAACTATTAATTGCACGCAATTGTAGATGTTTCTTAATTTAACAAGTAACAATGTCATTTGGAACGTATCAAAATTTGACAGGTAAACAATGGGGCAAATGAGGAAGAACAATTAAGCAGTGTTCATGGATGTAATACCTTCTTGCCCCTCCGCTGGATCTCTTCCTCCTCTCAGAAATCCCCCCATGAAGTTTCCATCATCTGGACCGGAATCCTCAGGGAATGAACTCCTATGCGGCTAGTTGCCATCAGAAAAACACATGTTGTGAACTCTGTGAtgcaaaagaacaaaaataaaacaatTGGGTGTATTGTTGGAGGTTTTCCACAAGTGTTTCAAAAGAGGGATGTTCTTTAGAAGAACAGAATTTGTcttacctttttcttcttcttcttccccacgCATGTTTCTTTTAGCTGACAAGGCAATTACGCTGCTGCAACGACTCTTCGGATTTTGATTGATCGATGACACCATTCCCAAAATTGGGTTGGTAATCCATGGGATTCACATGCCTCCACAGATGTGGTACTGCCACAAATTGGTCCTCATGAACTTGCAACCACTTGAAACAAAACCATTTTACGTATCAAATAGAAAGTTCTTGTTTGATCCTGGTTGTGCATCTGCTGTACAGCTATCTCCTGTAAAGCATCACTTTTCTTGTTCTGTAAATTTGTCCAACAATTTGGGGTTGCCTACATAAGAACAACATCGATAGTCAAACTCAAATCAAGactatcaataaaaaaaatcttctctCTTTTGAAGATAAATATAAGAGTTCCAAGTATGTAACATTCTCTAAGTAGGTAATTGGAAGCATAACACAAATGGAAAAACCTAAAGAAACATATACCATAGTGGTTAGTGTGTTGTTGCGCAATTGATAGATCTCATGTTCTTCAAGTCTATGCGGGAATGTCTTGTATCttgtttaattttcttaaaacaaaaactaaAGAAACAAGGAAGCACAAGGACTACAAACACACTAATGTAGGAATGCATATAAATGATTgctattaatatttaattttattattttcagcATTTTAAAAATCTTTTAGAGATGCATCCTCTTTTAGAGCTTTCAGCTTTTTTTTTGTTGACATCTTCTACAAAATAACACTTAGATGTCATGGATGATATTAACATGTAAACAAGTAAGGAACTAATTACCTCTTTAGCACCACCTTTCAACTCCCACATGCCACCTCAGTCAACTGACAATTAGTTTTGCCTGGAAATTACCAGGAGGCGACAGATATTAACACCGGCGATAGGAGGCAGTGTAAACTCCTATGATCTAAGGATTCTGTTCAAATTCTATCGCAAAAGTATCATCACCAAAAGACCGAAGTTGCATGTCGATCCGCTTTATCGCCACCAAAATTTCCTTCATCTGTGCGTGAGATCTGTCTCCGGCAATGAATTCACAAGCTACACCATCGACCTCAATCATGCTACAACCTGGCACTTTCATCACCTTCCTCATCTCCATTTCCCTCCTCACCCTAGCAACATCCTCCCACCTATCAGCCGAGGCACACATGTTTGACATCAACACATGCACTCCACTGTGATCAAGGCCCAGCTTCTTTAAGCTCTCGACAGTTTCCCTCCCTAGTTCTGCCTCTCCATGCATGCTACACGCATTTAACAAGGCACCCAACACATATGAGTCCGGCTCCATAGGCATCTCTCTCACCACCTTCTTTGCTTCCTGGATGAGTCCTGCTCTGCCCAAGAGATCCACCAAGCACCCATGGTGCTCTACTCCTGGCTTGATCTTGTAGACCCCCTCCATACTCTCAAAGATCTCCCTCCCTCTGTCTACCAGACCCATTCGTCCACATGCACTTAGGACACAGATAAAAGTGACCTCGTTCGGCCTCACTCCTTCCTCTTCCATTCTGCTGAATAGATCCATCGCCTCCTCGATGTGCCTACTGTTCGATAAACCTGAGATCATTGCTGTGTATGCATACACATCTCTCTCGGGCATCGAATGAAA
The window above is part of the Musa acuminata AAA Group cultivar baxijiao chromosome BXJ1-1, Cavendish_Baxijiao_AAA, whole genome shotgun sequence genome. Proteins encoded here:
- the LOC103979837 gene encoding protein BPS1, chloroplastic-like produces the protein MFLVQKNSLHRFPFLPSSPPKSPPASLARPFEDVLAARLLSLLPLPDSSPSLALSWLARAVRLLALTLSDAAALLPDATSSSDRDAVAAYLDSGVALLDACNAASAEVDRLLRRRLHLRFALHLLSSSDEGRNPEKLSRARGSLAEWRSSSPRPTGDLARSLAPAQPSRGKLSAVRRAIYAVEAVSFLLSGVLASALGGGDVAALVPADLPWANEYRKVAAAVSHKLAGDRSPAELKAVESAVKKMTDVMDGIRSNGGGDDAESLRKAVEATEKATGELTESLDALSGAVNELFRSALALRNTALHGFRAGPAGCK
- the LOC135595281 gene encoding uracil-DNA glycosylase, mitochondrial-like, giving the protein MEQAISTWSDLSSTQMRRDGLWRSRQNDTTRVATVRGHSRGEEMAASAKTLAELLRPHSPSTKIQISKSSFSARTPEQKKTTETNKALARSKRDLRICTDIIEKSRDSAEGMEHAKLEELLVEETWLEALEGELQKPYAKNLCRFVEREMRGSVPIYPPPHLIFDALHRTPFHQVKAVIIGQDPYHGPGQAMGLAFSVPEGIKVPSSLVNIFKELREDVGCSLPSHGNLERWAVQGVLLLNAVLTVRKHQANSHAKKGWEPFTDAIIQTISQKKTGVVFLLWGNSAQAKSRLIDESKHHILRAAHPSGLSANRGFFGCRHFSQTNQILEKLDLSPIDWQL